Proteins encoded in a region of the uncultured Paludibaculum sp. genome:
- a CDS encoding SDR family oxidoreductase, with translation MTLNLKGKTALVTGGSRGIGRAVVERLLAAGAKVAFCGRSQEGVDRALEEIRTAHSTFALMVTGRVADVGSEEQVRSLFEWLDMEVGVLDILVNNAGVGIFKDLAAMAPEEWQTVIGTNLTGVYNCCHHALPRMRQQGGGWIVNIASLAGKNAFAGGAAYNASKFGLCGMTEAILLDHRYEGVKVTTVLPGSVNTDFGRAGKAEWKIGAEDVAEAVAMILAMPDRTLVSHVEIRPTRPPKK, from the coding sequence ATGACACTGAATCTGAAGGGAAAAACAGCACTTGTCACCGGCGGAAGCCGGGGCATCGGCCGCGCGGTGGTCGAGCGTCTGCTCGCCGCCGGGGCCAAAGTGGCCTTCTGCGGCCGTTCTCAGGAGGGCGTGGACCGCGCCTTGGAGGAGATCCGAACGGCCCACAGTACTTTCGCCCTCATGGTTACAGGCCGAGTAGCCGATGTTGGGAGTGAAGAGCAAGTACGGTCCCTGTTTGAGTGGTTGGATATGGAAGTCGGCGTGCTTGATATTTTAGTGAACAACGCCGGCGTGGGGATCTTCAAGGATCTGGCCGCGATGGCGCCAGAGGAATGGCAAACAGTGATCGGCACGAACTTAACGGGCGTTTACAACTGTTGCCACCATGCGTTGCCGCGGATGCGGCAGCAGGGCGGCGGATGGATTGTGAACATCGCCAGCCTGGCGGGCAAGAACGCCTTCGCCGGTGGGGCAGCCTACAACGCCTCGAAGTTCGGATTGTGCGGAATGACTGAAGCAATTCTGCTGGATCACCGATATGAGGGTGTGAAGGTAACCACGGTGTTACCAGGCAGCGTGAATACGGATTTTGGCCGGGCGGGCAAGGCGGAGTGGAAGATTGGCGCCGAGGATGTGGCCGAAGCGGTAGCAATGATCCTGGCGATGCCTGATCGGACGTTGGTGAGTCACGTGGAGATTCGTCCCACGCGACCTCCAAAGAAGTGA